The stretch of DNA AGATCGCCGGCTCGGCGCGGCGGAAACGGTAAATGGACTGTTTCAGGTCGCCGACGACGAACAGCCGCGCGCGCGCCGCGCGCCGGACGACGCGCAGCAGGGCGTCCTGCTGGTCGTTGGTGTCCTGGAATTCGTCCACGAGCACTTCGGAAAAACGCGCGGCGTAAGATTCGTCGCGTTCCAGCGCCTGAGCGGCCAGAGCGATCATGTCGGCAAAAGTGATGCCGCCGCGCGAAGCCTTGTACGCCTGCCACTTGCGCCAGCACAGCCAGCCGAGGCGGATCAGCAGCGCGCGCAGCTTCAGCTCCTCTTCGCTCCACCCGTCGGCGAGCAGGCGCTCGAAGGCCCGCAGCGCTTCGGCGTCTCTGCGCCAGTCGGCCAGCTTGACGCCCATCGCCCCCGCCAGCGCGTCGGCCAGTTTGCCGCGCGCGTTTTTGACCGTATCGGCGGCGTCGAAGACGAACTCGCGGCAGTCCGCTTCGCTCTCGAAGCCGCGCGCGTTCCAGCGGGCGCGGAACGCAATAAAGCGCGCGACGAAATCGCCCGTGCCGCCGCATTGTCCGGGATCGACGTCGAAGCCTTCGGTCCAGCAGTCGGCCAGCCGCGCGAACTCGGCGCCGAGATTTTGCCGCAGCAGTTCCAGCGCCTGCGCGTCGGGAGAGCCCAGCTTTTCGAGAACGCTTTCGGGCGTCTCGCCGAAGTCGGACATCATGCCCTCGAAGCTGCGGGCGAAATCGGCGACGCCTTCGGGCCCCCAGCAGTTCACCACGTCGGCCGCGCCGTCGCCGTTTAGCAGCTCGCGCGCGGCGGCGCCGTATTCGCGGTCCATGCCCCAGCAGAACCATTCGGCGTCGAGCCGGTCCAGCGCGCCGGCCAGCTCGCGCCAGAACTCGCTGGCCTCCGCGTCGCCGACGAGTCGCGGCGACGGTTCGACGGGCAGCGACAGCCCCGCTTCGCCGATGACGCGCGCGCCGAAGCCGTGGATCGTGGAGATATAAGCCTGATCGAGCGAAACCAGCGCCGCGGCGCGGCGGCGCGACAGCTCGGCCGAAGCGGCGAGCGCCGGCTCGAGGTCCGCCAGCAGCGCGGCGATGCGGCGGCGCATCTCCGACGCCGCTTTCTCGGTGAACGTCAGCGTCAGCATATGGCGTACGTCTTCGCGCG from Pyramidobacter piscolens W5455 encodes:
- a CDS encoding UvrD-helicase domain-containing protein; protein product: MTNKERGLPPLSKEDLALLKNYVASQGLPEQVEAITSEAPLTVVGAGAGTGKTWTLAWRFVWTVLTREDVRHMLTLTFTEKAASEMRRRIAALLADLEPALAASAELSRRRAAALVSLDQAYISTIHGFGARVIGEAGLSLPVEPSPRLVGDAEASEFWRELAGALDRLDAEWFCWGMDREYGAAARELLNGDGAADVVNCWGPEGVADFARSFEGMMSDFGETPESVLEKLGSPDAQALELLRQNLGAEFARLADCWTEGFDVDPGQCGGTGDFVARFIAFRARWNARGFESEADCREFVFDAADTVKNARGKLADALAGAMGVKLADWRRDAEALRAFERLLADGWSEEELKLRALLIRLGWLCWRKWQAYKASRGGITFADMIALAAQALERDESYAARFSEVLVDEFQDTNDQQDALLRVVRRAARARLFVVGDLKQSIYRFRRAEPAIFGRYVSAARRGGRYVSLSVSFRSGEKVLDAVNDRFEKIWKERLGAELNQPYEALRSPRGLERAAAWIDERQRTELPVCERLLEEFQRDEEGKARESAAAARDRLA